The stretch of DNA TGCAATTCGATTTGCCGCATTATTCCTCTTACTCGCTGCAAATCGAGCCAAAGACGGTCTTTTATCAGCGTTACAAAAAAGGGACACTGAAGAAAGCACCGGAAGAATTGGAAGCCAGCATGTACAACCTGCTGCGTGACCAAATGAAGGCGCATGGCAGACAGCAGTACGAGGTAAGCAATTTTGCGTTTCCAGGCAAGGAAAGCCAGCATAATCTGGCGTATTGGAATAATGACTTTTATTACGGCCTTGGCGCTGGGGCGCATGGCTATTTGCCAGGCCGTCGTATCATCAACATCCGCCCGCTGCCTGCTTATTTGAAGCAAGCTAATGAAAATGGCATACCTGTGCTGCATGAGGAGCCTATCGGCCGCAAAGAGCGTATCGAGGAAGAGCTATTCCTTGGCTTGCGGAAAAAATCAGGGGTGAGTAAAGCTGCATTCCTTCAAAAATTCGGTGTGGAGCTTGCCGATGTGTACCGAAAGCCGCTCGATTTGTTGATTGCCAAAGGATGGCTGATAGAAGATGACGCTCATGTTGCCATGACGGAAGATGGTTTCTTATTTGGAAATGATGTATTCCAGGAGTTCCTTTTGGACGAAGAACCAGCAAGCATTTCGAATTGACAATTTTAATAGGCTTTGTTACCTTATATGTATATTTAGCACTCGCCAAACAAGAGTGCTAATCGAGGTGATGATCATGCTGACAGAAAGACAGCTGCGTATCCTTCAGGTCATAGTCGATGATTTCATTGAAACAGCGCAGCCAATCGGCTCGCGTGCTATCTCCAATAAGCAGGATGTTGCCTATAGTGCGGCGACGATCCGTAATGATATGGCTGAACTGGAGCAGCTTGGCTTGATTGAAAAGACGCATACCTCCTCTGGAAGGGTTCCTTCCGAACGAGGCTATCGTTTCTACGTGGATCATCTACTGACACCATTTCATTTGACGCAAGAGGATACGACAGCAATCAAACAGACATTCTCTGCGAATATTCGGGAGATGGAGGAAATCGTCCAGCAGTCTGCAGCACTGTTATCGGAGCTGACCAACTATACGAGTATCATACTCGGACCCGAAATGCTGGAGACGAAGCTGAAGCATATCCAGATTCTGACTTTATCGGATTTCAGTGCGGTGATGATCCTTGTGACAGACACTGGGCATGTGGAACACAAATCTTTCCGTATACCAGATGGAATGGATCATGGCGAAATGGAAAAGGTAGTGAATATCCTCAACGACCGCTTGGCCGGTGTGCCGCTTATGATGGTGCCCGGCAGGCTGAAGGCGGAAGTGCAGGATTTGCTCAAACGGCATACTGTGCATTATGAGACTATCTTTGCTTATCTGCGTTCCTTCATGGAAACAGAGCAGCCGCTCAAACTTTATTTCGGCGGAAAGACGAATATCCTGATGCAGCCTGATTTTCAGGACTTGAATAAGCTGCGTACCCTTTATACGATGATTGAAGAAGAAGGTGAAATGATAGCCGATCTTCTCAAGGGGGAGCAAGATGGCCTGCATGTTTCCATCGGAACGGAAAACAAGCTGGATGCGCTGCAGGATTGCAGCTTTGTGACAGCGAGTTATACAGCTGATGGCACGCATATGGGGACTGTGGCCCTGCTGGGACCCACCAGGATGGAATATTCCCGTGTGATGTCGCTGATGCATGTTTTATCGAAGAAACTGACAAGTGCATATCAGGACTGGCAGAAATGAGTTGAATATGGCTTGCTCTTTCGGCAAGCCTTTCATATAAGAGATGTTTTTCAGGAGGTGACCATCATGGCGAATGAAGAAAAAGAAAAAGTGAATGAAACCGAAGAGCAGGAAGCTGTCGAGGCAGAAGTGATCGATCAAGCTCCGGCTGAGGAATCCGAAACCAACGATGAAGGCAGTGAAAAACTAGTCCAGCTCGAACAGGAGAAAAACGAAATTTATGAGCGTCTTCTTCGTGTGCAGGCTGAGTATGACAATTTCCGCAAGCGTACGCAGAAGGAAAAAGAAGCTGCCAGCAAATATAGATCCCAAGATTTGGCGGAAGCCTTGCTTCCGGTTGTCGATAATTTGGATCGCGCCCTTCAGACTGTCCAGGATGAAGAGGCGAATAAAGGTTTTGTCGATGGTATCCGCATGGTACATCGCCAGCTATTAGAAGCTTTCGACAAACAAGGCATTGAAACAATCGAAACAGTCGGACAGCCTTTCGATCCGCATTTGCACCAAGCAGTCATGCAGGTGGAAAATGACGAATACGAACCGAATACGGTCGTACAGGAACTGCAAAAGGGCTATAAGCTGAAAGACCGTGTCATCCGGCCGGCTATGGTTCAAGTGAATCAATAAAGCACTACATATGCTTTGAAGGAGGAAAAATACAAAATGGGTAAAATCATTGGTATTGACTTAGGTACAACAAACTCTTGTGTATCCGTAATGGAAGGGGGAGAAGCGCGCGTCATCCCGAATCCGGAAGGCAACCGTACAACTCCATCCGTCGTAGCTTTCAAAAATGGGGAAAGACAAATCGGTGAAGTGGCGAAGCGTCAGGCAATCACGAACCCGAACACGATCCAATCCATCAAACGTCATATGGGTACGGATTACAAAGTGGAAATCGAGGGTAAAGCCTACACACCTCAAGAAATTTCTGCAATCATCCTGCAGTACATCAAATCCTTCGCTGAAGATTATCTAGGCGAAACTGTGGATAAAGCAGTCATCACGGTTCCTGCATACTTCAACGATGCAGAGCGCCAAGCAACGAAAGATGCTGGTAAGATTGCCGGTCTTGAAGTGGAACGTATCATCAACGAGCCGACAGCGGCAGCACTTGCATATGGTATCAATACAGAAGAAGATCAAACAATCCTTGTTTATGACCTTGGTGGGGGTACTTTCGACGTTTCCATCCTGGATATCGGCGATGGCACATTCGAAGTGGTTTCCACTGCTGGTGACAACCGTCTTGGCGGTGATGACTTCGACCAAGTGATCATCGATCATCTTGTGGCTGAATTCAAGAAAGAAAACGGCATCGACCTTTCCAAAGATAAAATGGCAATGCAGCGTTTGAAAGATGCAGCAGAAAAAGCGAAGAAGGATCTTTCCGGTGTCACGCAGACACAGATTTCCCTTCCGTTCATCACTGCCGGTGCAGAAGGTCCGCTTCACTTGGAGCTTTCTCTATCCCGTGCGAAATTCGATGAGCTTTCAGCTGATTTGGTAGAACGTACAATGGGACCTACTCGTCAAGCACTTCGCGATGCTGATCTTTCTGCCAGCGAAATTGACAAAGTCATCCTGGTCGGTGGTTCCACTCGTATTCCGGCTGTTGTGGAAGCAATCAAAAAAGAAACTGGCAAAGAGCCTTCTAAAGGCGTCAACCCGGATGAAGTGGTTGCACTTGGTGCTGCAATCCAGGGCGGTGTCTTGCAGGGTGATGTCAAAGACGTCGTGCTTCTTGACGTAACACCGCTTTCCTTGGGTATCGAAACAATGGGCGGCGTGTTCACGAAATTGATCGAACGCAACACGACAATCCCGACAAGCGCATCCCAAGTATTCTCTACAGCTGCTGACAATCAGCCTTCTGTAGACATCCACGTACTTCAAGGGGAACGTGAGATGGCAGCGGACAACAAAACGCTCGGCCGCTTCCAATTGTCCGATATTCCGCCGGCACCACGCGGTGTACCGCAAATCGAAGTAAGCTTCGATATCGACTCGAACGGTATCGTAAACGTACGTGCAAAAGATCTTGGCACAAACAAAGAGCAATCCATCACAATCAAATCTTCCTCAGGTCTTTCTGACGAAGAAGTGGAAAAAATGGTTAAAGAAGCGGAAGAAAACGCAGAAGAAGATAAAAAACGCCGCGAAGAAGTAGATCTTCGCAATGAAGCAGATCAGCTTATCTTCCAAACAGACAAAACGCTGAAAGACTTGGCTGACAATGTCTCCGAAGAAGATAAACAAAAAGCTGAAACAGCAAAAGAAGAACTGAAAAAAGCATTGGAAGGTTCCGACATCGAAGATATCAAAGCGAAGAAGGACGCACTTTCCGAGCAAGTTCAAGCTTTGTCTGTAAAATTGTATGAGCAAGCAGCACAGGCTCAGCAAGCACAAGGCGCAGAAAAAGCGGACGATGATGTCGTGGATGCTGATTTCTCAGAAGTGAACGACGACGATAAAAAATAAGCTTATATGCAATAATTAGTGACACCCGACAAGTCAAAGCCTGCTCTCCAGCGGCTTTGACTTGTTACATGTTAAGAGCATTTGATGCCTGTACGGCTTAATGGTATGATAAAATTTATGTAAAAGAGAGAGTCGGGAGAGTGATTGTCAGTGAGTAAGCGGGATTACTACGATGTGCTCGGTGTCGGAAAAGACGCTTCCAAGGAAGAAATCAAAAAAGCATATCGTAAACTTGCGCGCAAATACCACCCAGATGTGAACAAGGCTGAAGATGCAGCCGATAAGTTCAAGGAAGCAAAAGAAGCATATGAAGTGCTCGGAAATGAACAAAAGCGTGCCCAGTACGATCAATTCGGCCATGCTGGTCCGCAGAGCCAGGGCTTCGGTGGTGCCGGAGCACAGGATTTTGGCGGATTTGGCGACATTTTCGATATGTTCTTTGGCGGTGGTGCGCGGCGCCAGGATCCGAATGCACCCCGTCAAGGTGCGGATTTGCAATATACCATGACGCTTAAGTTTGAAGAAGCGATCTTTGGGAAAGAAACAGATATCGAGATACCGAAGGAAGAAGAATGTGATACATGCCATGGTTCAGGGGCAAAGCCAGGCACCCAGCCGAAAACTTGTACACACTGTAACGGAAGCGGCCAGCTCAATGTGGAACAGAACACACCGTTCGGCCGCGTAGTGAATCGACGTGTATGTAATACATGTAACGGAACAGGTAAGATCATTCCGGATAAATGTAATACATGCGGTGGGTCCGGCCGAGTGCGCAAACGCAATAAAATCCACATCAAAATCCCTGCAGGTATTGACGATGGCCAGCAGATCCGTGTGTCAGGAAAAGGGGAAGCCGGTGTCAACGGAGGGCCTCCGGGAGATTTGTATGTAGTCATCCAAGTGCGCAGCCATGAGTTCTTTGACCGCGATGGCGACAATATTTATTGTGAAATGCCGATAACGTTCGCTCAGGCTGCGCTCGGGGATGAATTGGAAGTACCGACAGTCCACGGGGCAGTGAAGCTTAAAATCCCTGCCGGCACCCAGACTGGCCGGACATTCCGTCTCAAGGGCAAGGGTTCGCCGAATGTTCGCGGATATGGTCAAGGGGATCAGCATGTCAAAATCCGCGTCGTGACACCGACGAACTTGACCGACCGCCAGAAGGAGCTCCTGCGCGAATTGAACGATATCAGCGGGAACGACCCGGCTGATGAGCAGCATGACAACATCTTTACACGTATGAAACGTGCGTTCAAGGGTGAGTTTTAATAAAAGGAGTGAACGAGTGCGTGAAATGGGCAGAGCTGTGTATCCATACGACAAATGAAGCGATCGAGCCGATTTCGAATATCCTGCATGAAGCAGGGGCTAGCGGTGTCGTGATCCAGGACCCGGAGGATCTGGTAAAAGATCATAAAACGACATTTGGTGAAATCTACGAACTGAACCCGGACGATTATCCGGCAGAAGGCATTTTCATCAAGGCATATTTGCCTTTGAACAGTTTCCTGAATGAATCGGTGAATGAAATCAAGGCTGCAATATCCAATCTGAGCGAATACCAGATTGATATAGGTGCCAATGAAGTATCAGTCAGTGAAGTGGATGAAGAAGATTGGTCCACTGCCTGGAAAAAATATTACAAGCCTGTGAAGATCTCAGAAAAGTTCACTATCATCCCGACATGGGAAGATTATACACCGGTTGCAAGTGATGAAGTGATCATGGAACTCGACCCTGGGATGGCTTTTGGGACGGGAACACATCCGACGACTGTATTGAGTGTCCAGGCGATCGAACGTTTTGTGAAAAAAGGCGACATCGTCATCGATGTGGGATCTGGTTCCGGGGTCCTTAGCATTGCTGCAGTTCTGCTTGGTGCAGAGCATGTACATGCATTCGATCTGGATGAAGTCGCGGTGAACAGTACGAAAATCAATGCAGAACTCAACCAAGCTGCCGACCGCATCACTGCCCGGCCGAATAACTTGCTTGAAGGCGTGGAGGTGGAAGCGGATGTCATCGTCTCGAATATCCTGGCTGAAATCATCCTGAAATTCACAGATGATGCTTATAAATTGATCAAACCAGGCGGTCTGTTCATTACAAGCGGCATTATCAGCCAAAAGAAAAATGAAGTGAAAGAGGCCTTGACAGCTTCGGGTTTTGATATTGTCGAAGTAAATGAAATGGAAGATTGGGTCGCCATCATTGCAAAGAAGAAATAAGGCAGAGGTGAAAGGATGCAGCGCTATTTCGTAGAAGCTGCCAATTGGCAGGATGACCGGATTATGCTGGACGGACAGGATGCGCATCATATCAATCGCGTGATGCGGATGAAGCCAGGCGATGAAATCATCTGTGTCGATCCAAAGGGGCGTGCAGCAATATGCAAGATCGCTGAGCTGTCATCGGAACATGTCACTGTCTGCGTTTCTGAAAATGTCGACAATGATACGGAAATGCCGGTAACAGTAACAATTGCCCAGGGTCTGCCAAAAGGCGATAAACTGGAATGGATCGTGCAGAAGGGAACGGAATTGGGAGCGGCTGGATTCATTCCTTTCCAAGCTGCCAGGTCCGTTGTAAAATGGGATGAGAAAAAGAAAGACAAAAAGCGGATCAGGCTTGAAAAAATAGCCAAAGAAGCAGCGGAGCAGTCCAGTCGCCTGAGCATTCCGGCAGTCGAAGATGTGCAATCCTTTCAAGAGCTGCTTGACAGCAGCGATACATATAAGCATAAATTGTTCGCTTATGAGGAAGCGGCAAAAGGATTGAAGGCAGAACCGCTTCGTTCCGTATTTGAGCGTATTTCGCCATCAGACAATGTGCTTGTCGTAATTGGGCCAGAGGGCGGATTCAGTGATTCAGAAGCAGATGCGCTTCGGAACGCAGGTTTTGCACCTATAAGGCTTGGGCCTCGTATTTTGCGCACCGAAACCGCTCCCTTGTATATGTTGGCTAGTCTATCGTACCATTTTGAAGAATGAGGTGTTTTTTCATGCCTACAGTGGCATTCCATACATTAGGTTGTAAAGTGAACCATTATGAGACGGAAGGTATTTGGCAGAAGTTCAAGGCCCAAGGCTATGAGCGGGTCGATTTTGACCATCAGTCCGATGTTTATGTCATCAATACGTGTACCGTCACCAATACAGGTGATAAAAAAAGCCGCCAGATCATCCGGCGGGCAGTACGTAAAAATCCTGACGGGGTCATTTGCGTCACAGGCTGTTATGCGCAGACTTCACCTGGTGAAATCATGGAGATTCCGGGAGTCGACATCGTGGTAGGCACGCAAGGCCGTGATAAGATGATCGAGCATATCGAGGAGTTCAAGAAGACCAAGGAACCGATCAATGGCGTTTCCAACATCATGAAGAATCGCGTCTTCGAGGAAATGGATGTGCCCGCTTTCACCGATCGCACCCGTGCGTCCTTGAAGATACAAGAAGGCTGCAATAATTTCTGTACCTTCTGTATCATTCCTTGGTCCCGTGGGCTTCTGCGTTCCCGTAAGCCGGAGGACGTGATGAAGCAAGCACAGCAGCTGGTGGACGCCGGCTATAAGGAAATCGTCCTTACCGGGATCCATACAGCAGGCTATGGGGAAGACATGCAGGATTACAATTTCGCAAAATTGCTTCGCGAATTGGAAACGAATGTCCGCGGACTGAAAAGGATCCGGATTTCATCCATTGAAGCAAGTCAGATTACGGATGAGGTCATCCAAGTGCTGGATGAATCGGAAAAGATAGTCCGTCATCTGCATATACCGCTCCAGTCCGGTTCGGATTCCGTCTTGAAACGGATGCGCCGTAAATACTCAACTGACTTTTACCGCAGCAAGATCGAAAAAGTCAAGAAAGCTTTACCTGACCTTGCCATTACCAGTGACGTGATCGTAGGCTTCCCAGGAGAGACAGAAGAGGAATTCATGGAAACGTACCGTTTCATACAGGAAATCGGCTATAGCGAACTCCATGTCTTCCCTTATTCGAAGCGTACCGGGACACCTGCTGCGCGTATGGCTGATCAAGTCGATGAAGAAATCAAGAATGAGCGTGTGCACCGCTTGATCACGCTTTCCGATCAGCAAGCAAAAGAATATGCATCACGCTTCGAGAATGAAGTGCTCGAAGTCATTCCGGAAGAACTGTATGATGAAAAAGAATCCGATTCTTTGTATGTCGGATATACGGATAACTATTTGAAGGTGAAATTCGAGGCAACACCGGATATGATCGGGAAGATCGTGCGTGTGAAATTGACAAAAGCCGGCTATCCGTATAACGAAGGTCAATTCGTCCGTGTCATGGATGACGCAGAAGCAAGTGTCACTATCTAAATTGATTACAAAAGGAGTCATCTCTCTTGGAAAATATCGCAGCATATATTGATCACACATTATTAAAGCCGGATGCAACAAAGGAACAGATCGATGTGATCGTCAAGGAAGCGGCCACGCATAAATTTGCTTCTGTCTGTGTTAATCCGTACTGGGTATCTCATTGCGCACAGCAGCTTAAAGATACGGGTGTGAAGGTTTGCACCGTCATCGGATTCCCGCTTGGTGCATCCACAACTGCAGTCAAAGCTTTGGAAACAAAGGATGCGATTGAGAAAGGTGCAGGGGAGATCGATATGGTCATCAACATCGGCGCTTTGAAGTCAGGCGATTTGGCGACTGTGGAGGAGGATATCCGTGCAGTAGTCCAAGCAGCTGCAGGAGTATTGACAAAAGTGATCATCGAAACCTCCTTGCTTACCGAGGAAGAAAAAGTGACTGCATGTGAACTTGCAGTCAAAGCCGGAGCCGATTTCGTCAAAACCTCAACCGGTTTTTCCGGCGGCGGTGCAACAGTGGAAGATATCCGTCTGATGCGCAAGACTGTCGGACCTGAAATCGGAGTGAAGGCTTCCGGCGGTGTACGCGACCGGGAAGCGACACTTGCCATGATCGAAGCAGGTGCTACCCGTATCGGTGCAAGTGCCGGTGTCCAGATCATCAAGGGACAGGCAGGCAGCAGCGATTATTGATTAAGTTATTTGTGAAAGGTGCAGGTTTCTGCACCTTTCTATTGACCAGGTTTTAGCATTATATTATAATGAGCAAAGACATATGCAGCAGTGCATATGAGATAGCACATTGTTGTATGCTTCGGAGGGAGGGAAATTAGCATGTCAAACACTACTCGCGTTCGCAAAAACGAGTCTCTTGAAGATGCTCTTCGTCGCTTTAAGCGCACAGTTTCTAAAAGCGGTACTCTATCTGAATACCGTAAGCGTGAATTTTACGAAAAACCTAGTGTACGTCGCAAGAAAAAATCTGAGGCGGCTAGAAAGCGTAAGTAAGCAAAGAGGGTGCAAAGAGATATGTCATTAACAGAACGTCTGAACCAGGATATGAAGACTGCGATGAAAGCAAAGGATAAGGAGACGCTCAGCGTCATCCGTATGGTGAAAGCCGCCCTGCAGAATGAAGCAATTCGTACTGGTAATGACACGCTGTCAGAAGATGAAGAACTTACCGTTTTATCCCGTGAGGTAAAACAACGAAAAGATTCCCTCCAAGAATTCCAAGAAGCTGGACGCGATGATCTTGTTCAGAAGCTTGAAGCGGAGCTTCAGGTTCTGAATGATTATTTGCCGGAACAGCTTTCGGAAGAAGAACTTGAAGACATTATTAAACAGACCATCGCGGAAGTAGGCGCTACTTCCAAGAAAGATATGGGCTCAGTGATGGGCGCTGTCATGCCGAAAGTAAAAGGCAAAACCGATGGATCTTTAGTTAATAAAATCGTGAATAAGCACTTGTCTTAACTGATAGTCATATGAATATCTGAAGCGAAAATCCCAATCATCATCTGATTGGGATTTTCGCTTTTTTATTGATATATAATAATAAAATGAAACCTTTTCTGTAATCAGGCGTATAGGTTACTGTACATAACAACTTAGACGAAATCAGTTGGTCAGGAGGATTCACATGCTGCACTATATCACGCTCCCGAGCCTTCAAACGGCAGTGCATGCCTTCAGCGATACCATGCAAGCGTGGATCACTTCCCCAGTCGTCGTAACCCTCCTTCTTTGTATAGCCTTTGCTGGTTTGGCGGTCGAGATGTTCACTCCTGGCTTTGGGGCGGGCGGAATACTCGGTATCGCTGCCGGAGGTATTTTTCTATATGGCCACATTGCAGGAGGGCTGGCAACAGGTACGGACATCCTGCTACTGACGGCCGCCATCCTTTTACTTGTCCTGGAATTATTCGTACCCGGCGGGATAATGGGCATACTGGGGATGATCGGGCTGCTTTGGGCTTTATTCCGCATGGCAGCTGACAGGACCGATATGATGCTCAGCGTCAGTATCGCATTTGTGGTTACCATATTGGCCCTCATCTATGTCATTCGCATTGTAGGCTTCGAAAAAGGCATGTTCAAGCCAATGATCCTCCAAGAAACACTCCATTCTGATACGCTCCCGAATGTGCCTGCCTTTATCGGTCAGCGTGGTCTGGCTAAAACGCCGCTGCGTCCAACCGGAATGGCCGAAATCAAGGGCATGGAAATGGATGTGATCACGGAGGGAAGGTATGTTGCCAAAGGATCGGAAATAGTTGTTATCCGTACAGAAGGCAGAAAAATCGTCGTCGCTTCCGTGACGAATGAGGAGGAAAAAGAATGAGTCAAGATATTCTTGTACCGATTATCATTGCTGCAGTCATTTTGATCGCATTGATTATCCTATTTACTTTCGTACCAGTGGCTTTATGGATCAGTGCCCTGGCAGCTGGTGTGCGCATCAGCATCTTCACATTGGTCGGGATGCGTTTGAGACGTGTTATCCCATCCCGTGTCATCAGTCCTTTGATCAAGGCTCATAAAGCTGGTCTCCAGGTTGATACAAACCAGCTGGAAAGCCACTATCTGGCTGGCGGTAATGTTGACCGTGTCGTCAATGCGCTGATTGCGGCCCATCGCGCCAATATCGAATTATCATTCGAACGCGCAGCGGCAATCGACCTTGCTGGCCGGGATGTGCTGGAAGCCGTGCAAATGAGTGTCAACCCGAAAGTAATCGAGACGCCTTTCATCTCTGGTGTGGCGATCGATGGTATCGAGGTGAAGGCAAAAGCCCGAATCACAGTACGTGCCAACATCGACCGCTTGGTCGGTGGTGCCGGAGAAGATACAATCATCGCCCGTGTCGGCGAGGGGATCGTCAGTACCATCGGTAGTTCCGAAAACCATAGCAATGTACTGGAGAATCCAGATAAGATATCCCATAACGTGTTAGAGCGCGGATTGGATTCCGGGACTGCGTTCGAGATACTTTCCATCGATATTGCCGATATTGATATCGGTAAAAACATCGGTGCGATCCTTCAGACGGATCAAGCCGAGGCAGATAAGA from Terribacillus sp. FSL K6-0262 encodes:
- a CDS encoding NfeD family protein, giving the protein MLHYITLPSLQTAVHAFSDTMQAWITSPVVVTLLLCIAFAGLAVEMFTPGFGAGGILGIAAGGIFLYGHIAGGLATGTDILLLTAAILLLVLELFVPGGIMGILGMIGLLWALFRMAADRTDMMLSVSIAFVVTILALIYVIRIVGFEKGMFKPMILQETLHSDTLPNVPAFIGQRGLAKTPLRPTGMAEIKGMEMDVITEGRYVAKGSEIVVIRTEGRKIVVASVTNEEEKE
- the floA gene encoding flotillin-like protein FloA (flotillin-like protein involved in membrane lipid rafts); this encodes MSQDILVPIIIAAVILIALIILFTFVPVALWISALAAGVRISIFTLVGMRLRRVIPSRVISPLIKAHKAGLQVDTNQLESHYLAGGNVDRVVNALIAAHRANIELSFERAAAIDLAGRDVLEAVQMSVNPKVIETPFISGVAIDGIEVKAKARITVRANIDRLVGGAGEDTIIARVGEGIVSTIGSSENHSNVLENPDKISHNVLERGLDSGTAFEILSIDIADIDIGKNIGAILQTDQAEADKNIAQAKAEERRAMAVAQEQENLARVQEMRAKVVEAEADVPLALAEALRSGNMGVMDYMNYQNINADTTMRDSIGGISQGDKDEDEL